One Bremerella cremea genomic window carries:
- a CDS encoding DUF1559 domain-containing protein encodes MDSRTPRRHAFTLVELLVVIAIIGVLIALLLPAVQQAREAARRIQCTNNQKQIGLAIHNYHDTFGKLPYNAVPQSGSVGDRQRGPSWLVRLLPFVEQNSAYDQFVFTGDWTMQDGPSPNAAVLGLLRVPGFNCPSSPLPETEKQNTNANGEVELQLVNYVGITGSYWQGGTSNVVSTSQQDSSYGDAVYNGMIVPVSSKSNAIRLATVSDGTTNTMMVSEQSDYFYNASGAKVDRRSSGHAGKSWGNGGGAGSWTANVTTVRYAIATEGGTGNGADYHVNIPLVSAHPGGVLITQGDASVRFLAETVNFAILTGLADRQDGNVLGEF; translated from the coding sequence ATGGACAGTCGTACCCCACGGCGACATGCTTTTACTTTGGTTGAATTGTTGGTGGTGATCGCCATTATTGGTGTCTTGATTGCGTTGCTGCTGCCTGCCGTGCAGCAAGCGCGTGAAGCGGCCCGGCGAATTCAATGCACCAATAATCAGAAGCAAATCGGTCTGGCGATTCACAACTATCACGACACCTTCGGCAAGTTGCCTTACAACGCAGTTCCTCAGTCCGGCAGCGTGGGTGATCGTCAGCGTGGCCCATCTTGGCTTGTGCGGCTGTTGCCTTTTGTCGAGCAGAATTCGGCCTACGATCAGTTTGTGTTTACTGGGGACTGGACCATGCAAGACGGTCCCAGCCCGAATGCGGCGGTCTTAGGGCTACTGCGTGTTCCTGGTTTCAATTGCCCTTCGAGCCCGCTGCCAGAAACTGAAAAGCAAAATACCAACGCTAACGGTGAGGTCGAGTTGCAATTAGTCAACTATGTCGGCATTACTGGTTCGTACTGGCAAGGTGGAACGTCGAACGTTGTGTCGACATCGCAACAAGATAGCAGCTACGGCGACGCCGTTTACAACGGAATGATCGTGCCGGTTAGTTCCAAGAGTAATGCGATCCGCTTGGCCACCGTTTCCGATGGAACAACCAACACAATGATGGTCAGCGAACAGAGCGACTACTTCTACAACGCCAGTGGTGCGAAAGTTGATCGCCGTAGCAGTGGCCACGCTGGCAAATCGTGGGGCAACGGCGGTGGCGCTGGCAGTTGGACGGCCAACGTAACCACCGTTCGTTATGCGATTGCAACCGAAGGGGGAACGGGAAATGGCGCCGACTACCATGTCAACATTCCCTTGGTCTCGGCGCATCCTGGTGGCGTGTTGATTACTCAGGGGGACGCCAGCGTTCGCTTTCTGGCAGAGACGGTCAATTTCGCGATCTTGACTGGTCTGGCCGATCGCCAAGACGGAAACGTGCTGGGCGAATTCTAA
- a CDS encoding DUF1559 domain-containing protein yields MTHSSYARRGFTLVELLVVIAIIGVLIALLLPAVQQAREAARRIQCNNNLKQMGLAVQNYHDTYRDKIPFNTMGTSGSNPSFFVRLLPFIEQTAAYNLLEFPVNNFVSTTTYNGQSIANANTLSALRVDGFKCPSSPLPETYTDSNLNNLAFQLTSYVGISGSYMRGGTAQPSTFPPTTPTGTPNFGSNGGTVYNGLIVGVSPPGSSVSSRPVGLSSITDGTSNTMLVSECGNYYYDQNRNRQSQNLRTAYGLGYGGTWSSAYYNTSGTVAQNVTTIKYPINYPYNSQAGYTNPGDENLPLVSAHPGGVIAAFADGSCHFLSETINYSVLTGLADRQDGTVLGEF; encoded by the coding sequence GTGACACATTCCTCGTATGCCCGCCGAGGGTTTACCTTGGTGGAATTGCTCGTCGTGATTGCGATCATCGGCGTCTTAATTGCCCTGCTGCTGCCGGCTGTGCAGCAAGCTCGTGAAGCTGCCCGTCGAATTCAGTGCAACAATAACTTGAAGCAAATGGGTTTGGCAGTTCAGAACTATCACGATACCTATCGAGATAAGATCCCATTCAACACGATGGGAACTTCTGGCTCGAATCCATCGTTTTTTGTGCGATTGCTGCCGTTCATTGAGCAGACAGCTGCGTACAACCTGTTGGAATTCCCGGTTAACAATTTCGTCTCGACGACGACTTACAACGGCCAGTCGATTGCCAATGCGAACACGCTGTCAGCGTTGCGTGTGGATGGCTTCAAGTGCCCATCCAGCCCACTGCCGGAAACTTACACCGACTCGAACCTAAACAATTTGGCGTTCCAGTTGACCAGCTACGTCGGCATTAGCGGCTCGTATATGCGTGGTGGTACGGCTCAGCCGTCGACCTTCCCGCCGACCACGCCAACCGGCACACCGAATTTCGGTAGCAATGGCGGCACCGTTTACAACGGCCTGATCGTGGGGGTTAGCCCTCCTGGTTCTAGTGTCTCGTCGCGACCTGTTGGGTTGTCGAGCATCACCGATGGGACTAGCAACACGATGTTGGTCAGTGAATGTGGTAACTACTACTACGATCAGAACCGTAATCGCCAGTCGCAAAACCTGCGTACGGCTTATGGGCTTGGTTACGGTGGTACTTGGAGCAGTGCTTACTACAACACTAGCGGTACGGTTGCTCAGAACGTGACAACCATTAAGTACCCGATCAACTATCCGTACAACAGCCAAGCTGGCTACACCAATCCTGGTGACGAAAACCTGCCATTGGTTTCGGCTCACCCAGGTGGCGTGATTGCTGCTTTTGCTGACGGATCGTGCCACTTCCTATCGGAAACGATCAATTACTCGGTGCTGACCGGTCTGGCCGATCGTCAGGACGGAACCGTTCTGGGCGAATTCTAA
- a CDS encoding glucose 1-dehydrogenase, which translates to MKTLENKTAIVTGGSRGIGANICVSLAAAGAKVVVNYARHQQAAESVVAQIIAEGGQAVAAAADVAEAADVKKLFDVAEANFGTVDILVNNAGIVHYKPIELTTDEEFDRVMKVNVNGTFYGLREAAKRLADGGRVINLSSSAVRMMLPTYGPYCASKGAVEQMTRSFAKEMGSRGITVNAVSPGPTETEMFLGNNEAEKIERMRNLSALGRLGKVEDMGPVIVFLASADAGWITGQILPVNGGTA; encoded by the coding sequence ATGAAAACGTTAGAGAACAAAACGGCGATCGTTACTGGAGGTTCGCGTGGAATTGGAGCCAATATCTGTGTCAGCCTAGCCGCAGCAGGGGCGAAGGTGGTGGTCAATTACGCACGGCACCAGCAGGCCGCCGAGTCCGTCGTCGCGCAGATTATTGCGGAAGGAGGTCAGGCAGTGGCTGCGGCAGCAGACGTTGCTGAAGCTGCCGACGTGAAGAAACTGTTTGACGTTGCGGAAGCGAACTTTGGAACCGTTGACATCTTGGTAAACAACGCAGGCATCGTGCATTACAAGCCAATCGAGCTCACCACCGACGAAGAGTTTGATCGGGTGATGAAGGTAAACGTCAACGGCACATTCTATGGTCTGCGTGAAGCGGCCAAGCGATTGGCAGATGGGGGACGTGTTATCAATCTGTCGAGCTCCGCCGTGCGGATGATGTTGCCAACCTATGGTCCTTACTGCGCGTCGAAAGGGGCTGTCGAGCAGATGACACGGAGCTTCGCCAAAGAGATGGGATCGCGCGGAATCACCGTAAATGCCGTTTCGCCCGGACCAACCGAGACGGAGATGTTCCTGGGCAACAACGAAGCGGAAAAGATCGAGCGGATGCGTAACCTTTCAGCTCTCGGACGGCTCGGCAAGGTCGAAGACATGGGCCCGGTGATCGTCTTCTTGGCCAGCGCCGACGCCGGCTGGATCACAGGCCAAATCCTGCCGGTCAATGGCGGCACGGCCTAG
- a CDS encoding DUF1559 domain-containing protein has protein sequence MVGEANFSLLHELNQRNQEPGPLGPHAKPMEFPPGLNRNITDQAVLVPLGSIQKLLWANAADYRYGAPSLLLIQTVRNIDVAELKKTHELAPDLDLTNTFEIKPFGGGRLARMIAPNRIVIASSQEHMDTFVEFQDKPINRRKSGASLFSESNFIFRYAQRKRPDQEEQVISDEQISEDPILKIIGSLDRTITQLVFQASVADDHSLLLKLEGQFNSAEAAKDASLKYKMGKAMLDSFFELYLEDTKLPPTFDSPAVENWPHLVLALKQLLENAQVEVNGNDCVIQTKCDPDLYDTLVNIWNKMPQVTARSNDLFRLRKVLSALEIYHLIHGHYPPSVIFDEESGHARSWRVELLKLMQDDDLKDLYEQYRKDEPWNSEANLKLLDASVSVFSSSWETDPHAASFYYVLGEGTPFDDEEPNRDQITDPRSETVLIVSADRNIPWTMPEDLNFEDTIDLNKLGIWNNDQVLVGTADNRTWILLKDFSPESWQNILLKADGKRVKIPEQYRPLKRAK, from the coding sequence ATGGTTGGCGAAGCGAATTTTAGTTTGTTGCACGAGCTAAATCAGCGTAATCAAGAGCCAGGTCCACTTGGTCCTCATGCCAAACCGATGGAATTTCCTCCTGGGTTAAACCGCAATATCACAGACCAAGCAGTCCTCGTCCCCTTAGGATCGATTCAGAAACTCTTATGGGCGAATGCAGCCGATTACCGGTACGGTGCTCCTAGCCTGCTCCTCATTCAAACGGTTCGTAACATTGATGTGGCAGAGCTCAAAAAAACTCATGAGTTGGCCCCCGATCTTGATCTCACAAACACCTTCGAAATAAAGCCTTTCGGAGGAGGCCGTTTAGCGAGAATGATTGCTCCCAACCGGATCGTGATCGCCAGCAGTCAGGAGCACATGGACACTTTTGTCGAATTTCAAGACAAGCCAATTAATAGACGCAAGTCAGGTGCAAGCCTGTTTTCCGAATCTAACTTTATCTTCCGCTATGCCCAAAGAAAGCGGCCGGACCAAGAAGAGCAAGTGATTTCTGACGAGCAAATATCGGAAGATCCTATCCTCAAAATTATCGGCTCGCTGGATCGCACCATTACTCAACTTGTCTTTCAAGCAAGCGTCGCTGACGACCACTCTTTATTGCTGAAATTAGAAGGACAATTCAATTCAGCTGAGGCTGCCAAAGATGCGTCACTAAAATACAAAATGGGCAAAGCCATGCTCGACTCCTTTTTTGAGCTCTACCTGGAAGACACCAAACTCCCCCCGACATTCGATTCACCAGCCGTCGAGAACTGGCCCCATTTGGTATTGGCTCTTAAACAGCTCTTGGAAAATGCTCAGGTCGAAGTCAACGGCAACGACTGCGTCATTCAAACCAAGTGCGATCCAGACCTCTACGATACACTCGTCAACATCTGGAACAAAATGCCTCAAGTAACTGCCAGGTCGAACGACTTGTTTCGCCTTCGAAAGGTTCTCTCGGCATTGGAAATCTATCATCTAATTCATGGCCACTACCCACCCTCGGTGATTTTCGATGAAGAGTCAGGCCATGCGCGGTCCTGGCGTGTCGAGCTGCTCAAGCTCATGCAGGATGACGATCTCAAGGATCTCTACGAGCAATACCGCAAGGACGAGCCTTGGAATAGCGAGGCGAACTTGAAACTTCTCGATGCCTCGGTCTCGGTTTTCTCTAGCAGTTGGGAAACCGATCCCCATGCGGCCAGCTTCTATTATGTGCTGGGCGAAGGAACTCCATTCGATGATGAAGAACCAAACCGAGATCAAATAACAGACCCTCGCTCTGAAACCGTTTTGATTGTCAGTGCCGATCGCAATATCCCCTGGACCATGCCAGAAGATTTGAATTTCGAGGACACAATCGATCTGAATAAACTCGGCATCTGGAACAACGATCAGGTGTTAGTGGGAACAGCCGACAATCGCACCTGGATCCTGCTTAAAGACTTCTCCCCGGAAAGCTGGCAAAACATCCTTCTCAAAGCCGACGGCAAGCGAGTAAAAATCCCAGAGCAATACCGCCCGCTTAAACGAGCCAAGTAA
- a CDS encoding M56 family metallopeptidase translates to MFAQIALWLLWIVLQCSVVGLIAIVLLFPLARSLPDTRGRLALSGLAAMGIVLMAGVIPGRGWLVPSPEVASPSQSAVREDSLLQKPQAVETAPTITEPANATPTTAEPLAIQWQRLTDWFVPTELPALEPQAAQPQPTPRSASWMLWFTAILITAQLLAVVRIAGGLWALKLLERRSRPCDDVDMQTRLARLSSPSGIQAPLKLAVIDRLQTPAVVGWRRFTILLPAEFSQWNGAQRDAVLAHELAHITRRDGWWRAIAVLLQALHFYNPLAFALSRRYTLEQELAADKLACDWLGDRESYLQSLATLALRQAPPAPAWSTLAFLPSRSMFLRRLEMLREVPRHFSQATERALQFGSLALLLVAALAVGGLRPLSAQPPENTAEKEAVPPQSQVRTPRSLAELLPNDLAELAIEIKLAELMQMPQVAEMLSPPDGINRTSETSFGDILQQQVTLFPTNQVESVLYVEKLNASGPPTRVTIVRLKQDLTENDVKHLGKPLPSLSDSVTAGAIFEKGDSYVLATEYAYYQSTDVEVLKRISEFNRTDSKTRDSLSKHLSASDSPLRVSVDWPTFGKRLLSQPGFANSPNQLMIAPLTKTAKRWSIELVPQDANKKASLRATGEFTTLEEAKQAEATLTSMRTLIQNLLATDQFTKLAESAPDAAHIKQLIDLAGNLLQTTKIETQGTNVVVTGSTGMTSEQLLATFLPAMHQARLAAQRMADVNSLRQLALAFYNYHDTYGHFPQAVVVDAESGQKRSWRVELLPYLGKQDLYEQYRKDEPWDSEANRKLIAQMPPIFGASGSPDRTSTSFFAVTGPNTALAPVDLKAAKANGAQTPPRPTSIGDNPTYNDFPDGLANTILLIQTKKDVPWTKPEDLPLAEADVAKLGGFHPGIFLAARSDGSVTALTNTVDPEIWHLMLIRNDGKAFPQ, encoded by the coding sequence ATGTTCGCTCAGATTGCCCTTTGGCTCTTGTGGATCGTCCTGCAGTGCAGTGTTGTCGGGTTGATCGCCATCGTGCTACTGTTCCCCCTGGCGCGTTCTTTGCCTGACACGCGTGGCCGGCTAGCGTTGTCCGGCCTCGCGGCGATGGGGATCGTTCTGATGGCCGGCGTTATTCCTGGCCGCGGCTGGCTGGTTCCTTCGCCCGAAGTGGCTTCCCCGTCGCAGTCTGCCGTTAGGGAAGACAGCTTGTTGCAGAAACCTCAAGCAGTCGAAACAGCACCTACAATTACCGAGCCGGCCAACGCCACGCCAACAACCGCCGAGCCCCTGGCCATACAGTGGCAACGTTTAACAGATTGGTTCGTCCCAACCGAACTACCAGCGCTAGAGCCTCAAGCCGCTCAGCCCCAACCAACGCCTCGCTCGGCCAGCTGGATGCTTTGGTTCACAGCGATTCTTATCACGGCGCAGTTGTTGGCAGTGGTACGCATCGCAGGGGGGCTGTGGGCATTGAAGCTGTTGGAACGTCGTAGCCGCCCCTGCGACGATGTCGATATGCAAACCCGCTTGGCGCGATTGAGTTCCCCCAGCGGAATCCAAGCCCCGTTGAAGCTGGCTGTGATTGATCGCCTGCAAACTCCAGCAGTCGTCGGCTGGCGACGCTTTACGATCCTTCTGCCAGCGGAATTTTCGCAGTGGAATGGCGCTCAGCGCGATGCCGTGCTGGCCCACGAACTCGCGCATATCACTCGCCGCGATGGTTGGTGGCGGGCCATCGCCGTGCTGTTGCAGGCACTTCATTTCTATAACCCTTTGGCGTTCGCTTTGTCGCGACGATACACCCTCGAACAAGAACTGGCCGCCGACAAACTGGCCTGCGATTGGCTAGGGGATCGCGAGAGCTATCTGCAAAGCCTGGCTACGTTGGCTCTGCGTCAAGCTCCGCCTGCCCCGGCTTGGTCGACCTTGGCTTTTCTCCCTTCTCGCTCCATGTTTCTCAGGAGACTCGAAATGTTACGTGAAGTCCCCCGTCACTTCTCTCAAGCCACCGAGCGAGCTCTCCAGTTCGGCTCGCTGGCCTTGTTACTGGTTGCCGCTTTGGCCGTAGGCGGCCTCCGCCCTCTTTCGGCTCAGCCGCCAGAGAACACCGCCGAAAAGGAAGCAGTACCACCGCAGTCCCAGGTGCGAACCCCACGCTCGTTGGCCGAACTCCTGCCCAACGACCTGGCCGAATTAGCGATCGAAATCAAACTGGCAGAGCTGATGCAGATGCCCCAAGTCGCAGAAATGCTTTCGCCGCCTGACGGCATCAACCGAACTTCAGAAACGTCGTTCGGCGATATTCTTCAGCAACAAGTCACCCTCTTTCCTACGAACCAAGTCGAATCGGTTCTGTACGTAGAAAAACTGAACGCCAGTGGTCCACCAACCCGCGTTACGATAGTGCGTCTTAAGCAAGACCTGACCGAAAACGACGTCAAACATCTCGGCAAACCACTACCATCCCTGAGTGATTCCGTCACAGCAGGTGCGATTTTCGAGAAAGGCGATAGCTATGTTCTTGCCACGGAGTACGCCTACTATCAGAGCACCGATGTCGAAGTTCTCAAACGAATTTCCGAATTCAATCGCACCGATTCAAAAACACGCGATTCACTGTCCAAACACCTTTCTGCCAGTGATTCCCCGCTGCGTGTTTCCGTGGATTGGCCCACTTTTGGCAAACGGCTGCTCTCGCAACCAGGCTTTGCCAATTCGCCGAACCAGTTGATGATTGCTCCCCTTACCAAGACCGCCAAACGCTGGAGCATAGAACTTGTCCCTCAGGACGCCAACAAGAAAGCATCCCTACGAGCAACCGGCGAGTTCACCACCCTAGAGGAAGCGAAGCAGGCTGAAGCAACGCTTACCTCGATGCGAACGCTGATTCAAAACCTTCTCGCCACCGATCAGTTCACCAAACTGGCCGAATCGGCTCCTGATGCGGCACATATTAAGCAACTGATAGACCTTGCTGGCAATCTTTTACAGACGACAAAAATAGAAACGCAAGGGACTAACGTGGTCGTTACAGGCTCGACCGGCATGACCAGCGAACAACTGCTGGCCACCTTTCTGCCTGCCATGCACCAGGCCCGCTTGGCTGCCCAGCGGATGGCCGACGTGAACAGTCTTCGCCAACTGGCACTTGCCTTTTACAACTACCACGACACTTACGGGCATTTCCCCCAAGCGGTTGTGGTGGATGCTGAAAGTGGGCAGAAACGTTCGTGGCGGGTTGAACTATTGCCCTACCTAGGAAAGCAAGATCTGTACGAGCAATACCGCAAAGATGAACCATGGGATAGCGAAGCGAATCGTAAGCTGATTGCTCAAATGCCACCGATATTTGGCGCGAGCGGCTCCCCCGACCGAACTTCAACTTCCTTCTTTGCCGTAACCGGCCCCAACACGGCCCTGGCGCCAGTCGACTTGAAGGCTGCGAAGGCGAACGGTGCCCAGACACCACCGAGGCCAACCAGCATTGGGGATAACCCGACGTACAACGACTTCCCCGATGGACTAGCCAATACCATCTTGCTGATTCAAACCAAAAAGGATGTCCCCTGGACCAAGCCAGAAGACCTCCCTTTAGCAGAAGCCGACGTCGCGAAACTGGGCGGTTTTCATCCTGGTATCTTCCTCGCCGCTAGGAGCGATGGCTCCGTTACTGCCCTGACTAACACGGTCGATCCTGAAATCTGGCACTTGATGCTTATTCGTAACGATGGAAAAGCGTTTCCCCAATAA
- a CDS encoding carboxypeptidase regulatory-like domain-containing protein, which yields MTSCNFQPGIATWIVILTVSILGCAEQDYGDLGKVTGTVTVDGQPYSGALVTFTPEEGRPSRGMTDAAGNYELIYIRDTKGAEPGKHLVAITTVPPEQPDDYKGPEFREPIPAKYNVRSELDRTVELGPNTFDFELTKK from the coding sequence ATGACTTCTTGCAACTTTCAACCAGGGATCGCCACTTGGATTGTCATTTTGACGGTGAGCATCCTGGGGTGTGCCGAGCAAGACTACGGAGATTTGGGCAAGGTGACCGGCACCGTTACGGTCGATGGTCAACCCTATTCCGGTGCATTGGTTACGTTTACGCCTGAAGAAGGTCGTCCTTCGCGAGGGATGACCGATGCGGCTGGAAACTACGAACTGATCTATATCCGAGATACCAAAGGTGCCGAGCCTGGCAAGCATCTCGTGGCAATCACGACCGTACCGCCAGAGCAGCCGGATGATTACAAGGGGCCTGAGTTTAGAGAGCCAATACCCGCCAAGTACAACGTGCGTTCAGAATTGGACAGGACGGTTGAATTAGGCCCCAACACGTTTGATTTCGAGTTGACGAAGAAGTAG
- a CDS encoding BlaI/MecI/CopY family transcriptional regulator yields the protein MARPKAKELTERELEIMHVFWQQDACGVAEVQQTLEDAGRPLAYTTVSTLVKILEEKGFLEQVTDQRPYQFQAVRSFSEVSGRLISDLIERVFGGSREALLTRLFAPGQMSAKEKKLIEALLEQRTSGPPQQPGKSKRKPPRSS from the coding sequence GTGGCACGCCCTAAAGCCAAAGAATTAACCGAGCGGGAACTCGAGATCATGCACGTCTTCTGGCAGCAAGATGCCTGTGGCGTAGCAGAAGTTCAGCAAACCCTGGAGGACGCTGGCCGCCCGCTGGCTTATACCACCGTCAGTACGCTGGTGAAGATCCTCGAAGAAAAAGGATTTCTGGAACAAGTCACTGACCAGCGCCCTTACCAGTTTCAAGCGGTACGTTCGTTTTCGGAGGTCAGCGGCCGGCTTATCTCGGACCTGATCGAACGTGTCTTTGGCGGTAGCCGCGAGGCACTACTGACCCGGCTGTTCGCTCCTGGCCAAATGTCAGCAAAAGAAAAGAAGCTAATCGAGGCCCTCCTTGAACAACGGACCTCAGGGCCGCCGCAGCAGCCCGGTAAGTCGAAACGCAAACCACCCCGCTCTTCGTAA
- a CDS encoding M48 family metallopeptidase, whose product MSENFSKLGFAKTYIYPALALFLIPIGCLVFYTYIQSTYDQQFLEAAKADIRNDQQLTPEEKGGLIAFYETFPPSRLIVSNQPGAAEWRELQDTQYLIEQYSLAWAVRISWLCIWAGIAAFVLTGIGVALSLQSQAMQYRSLWVGWHSLRLFCTLEVIAQGLLVFSLSFWIPAFFFSVYIIKVLLLFAIIALGAIGVVIAAIFKRPNDDFVVQGEILTREMAPQLWYDLEQLSSKMQTAPPDHVIAGIDDNFFVTQLPVKVQDKHEQVQTLTGRNLFVSLSLLKKLPGQEADAVLLHELAHFSGNDTLYSQRIAPLLARYDHFLQGLYEGGVSRPVFYFAVMFRALYEISLGSLSRQREFRADRLAAEATSSHDMAHALLRITAYSQYRAELEKEFFEAEEVHEQVNLSERIDGGFLAYTNSFVDKHNVGELATAHPFDSHPPLKQRLEAIGFRATPDAMRSVLYDESIGNWFQKIDDAELLEREQWTAYEEQFRQFHENILAFRYIPSNQQEQELVEKFFPPLTLTAAKNRPVSFDFEKVTYEDWDAPIYYREIESMTFENQWGARLDLVVKRNGKSKTIKLPLSKTQSEQQEVMGTLENYYGRAVSAIAYQKSLKEPEPMSPDEDRFSLET is encoded by the coding sequence ATGTCTGAAAACTTCAGTAAGCTTGGGTTCGCCAAGACCTATATCTACCCAGCTTTGGCTTTGTTTTTGATTCCGATTGGTTGTCTTGTTTTTTACACGTACATTCAATCGACTTATGATCAGCAGTTCCTGGAAGCGGCGAAAGCAGATATTCGCAACGATCAGCAGCTAACACCGGAAGAGAAAGGGGGTTTAATCGCCTTTTACGAGACGTTTCCCCCGTCGCGTCTGATTGTTAGTAACCAGCCTGGCGCGGCCGAGTGGCGCGAGCTTCAAGACACGCAGTATCTCATCGAACAATATTCGCTGGCCTGGGCGGTGCGCATCTCGTGGCTGTGCATCTGGGCAGGCATTGCCGCGTTTGTGCTGACCGGTATTGGCGTCGCTCTTTCTCTGCAATCGCAAGCGATGCAGTACCGCAGCTTATGGGTTGGTTGGCATTCGCTGCGTTTATTTTGCACGCTAGAAGTCATCGCCCAAGGGCTGCTCGTCTTCTCGCTCTCGTTCTGGATTCCCGCTTTCTTCTTCAGTGTTTACATCATCAAAGTTCTCCTTCTATTCGCGATTATCGCGTTGGGGGCAATTGGGGTGGTGATAGCCGCGATCTTTAAACGACCCAACGACGACTTTGTCGTTCAAGGAGAGATCCTCACGCGCGAAATGGCGCCGCAGCTTTGGTACGACCTAGAGCAACTCAGCAGCAAGATGCAAACGGCTCCGCCCGATCATGTGATTGCTGGCATCGACGACAACTTCTTTGTCACGCAACTGCCGGTCAAAGTGCAAGACAAGCACGAACAAGTTCAAACGCTCACGGGTCGCAACTTGTTTGTTAGCTTATCGCTTTTAAAGAAGTTGCCTGGGCAGGAAGCCGACGCCGTGCTGCTACACGAACTGGCGCATTTCAGCGGCAATGACACCCTTTACTCCCAACGAATCGCCCCGCTCCTGGCTCGCTACGATCATTTCCTGCAAGGGCTGTACGAAGGTGGCGTGTCGCGTCCCGTTTTCTACTTTGCGGTCATGTTTCGTGCGTTGTACGAAATCTCGCTTGGCAGCCTCAGCCGGCAACGCGAGTTCCGTGCCGACCGCCTGGCTGCCGAGGCAACCTCGTCCCACGACATGGCGCATGCCTTATTGCGAATCACCGCTTACTCCCAATACCGTGCCGAGCTTGAAAAGGAATTCTTTGAAGCGGAAGAAGTCCACGAACAGGTCAATTTGTCGGAACGGATCGACGGCGGCTTTCTGGCTTATACCAATTCATTCGTCGACAAACACAACGTCGGCGAACTAGCCACCGCTCACCCGTTCGATTCGCACCCGCCACTTAAACAGCGACTGGAAGCGATCGGTTTTCGCGCGACTCCTGACGCGATGCGCAGTGTCCTTTACGACGAATCGATCGGCAACTGGTTCCAAAAAATCGATGACGCGGAACTGCTCGAACGAGAACAGTGGACAGCCTATGAAGAGCAGTTCCGTCAGTTCCACGAAAACATTCTGGCCTTCCGCTACATCCCTTCAAACCAGCAAGAACAAGAGCTCGTCGAAAAGTTCTTCCCTCCTCTCACGCTCACCGCCGCCAAAAATCGCCCGGTCTCGTTCGACTTCGAGAAAGTCACCTATGAAGACTGGGATGCACCTATCTACTACCGTGAAATCGAATCGATGACTTTCGAGAATCAGTGGGGAGCCCGACTCGATCTCGTCGTGAAACGAAACGGCAAGAGCAAGACGATCAAGCTGCCGCTGAGCAAAACCCAGAGCGAACAACAAGAAGTCATGGGCACGCTGGAAAACTATTACGGACGAGCGGTCAGTGCGATCGCCTACCAGAAAAGCTTGAAAGAGCCGGAACCGATGTCGCCGGATGAAGACCGCTTCTCACTAGAGACGTAA